In the genome of Tropicibacter oceani, one region contains:
- a CDS encoding TRAP transporter substrate-binding protein, whose translation MTTRRKFLTTAAVAPAAALATPALAQSTIKWRMQTYAGAALAEHVIDPAIKMFNQIAGDRMQIELFYADQLVPTGELFQAMQRGTIDAVQSDDDSMASPTEVTVFGGYFPFGSRYSLDVPVLFNQYGLNEIWDEEYSKVGVKHISAGAWDPCHFATKDPINSLADLKGKRVFTFPTAGRFLAQFGVVPVTLPWEDIEVAVQTGELDGIAWSGITEDYTVGWADVTNYFLTNNISGAWAGSFFANMDRWNELPEDLQTLFRVCCDQSHYYRQWWYWGGEASLRVNGDKMKLTTIPDDEWATVEAAAVKFWDEIAAESPTKAKVVEIFKKYNADMQKAGRPYRYG comes from the coding sequence ATGACCACCAGACGTAAGTTCCTGACCACTGCCGCCGTGGCGCCCGCCGCCGCGCTGGCCACGCCCGCGCTTGCGCAATCCACCATCAAGTGGCGGATGCAGACCTATGCCGGTGCCGCCCTGGCCGAGCATGTGATTGACCCCGCGATCAAGATGTTCAACCAGATTGCAGGCGACCGGATGCAGATCGAGCTGTTCTACGCCGATCAGCTGGTGCCCACGGGCGAGCTGTTCCAGGCGATGCAGCGCGGCACGATCGACGCCGTGCAGTCCGACGACGATTCGATGGCATCGCCGACCGAGGTCACCGTCTTTGGCGGCTATTTCCCCTTTGGGTCGCGCTACTCGCTCGACGTGCCGGTGCTGTTCAACCAGTACGGGCTGAACGAGATCTGGGACGAAGAATACTCCAAGGTCGGCGTCAAGCACATCAGCGCAGGCGCCTGGGACCCTTGCCACTTTGCCACCAAGGACCCGATCAACAGCCTTGCGGACCTGAAGGGCAAGCGTGTCTTTACCTTCCCCACCGCGGGCCGTTTCCTGGCGCAGTTCGGTGTCGTGCCGGTCACGCTGCCCTGGGAGGACATCGAGGTTGCCGTGCAAACCGGCGAACTGGACGGCATCGCATGGTCGGGCATCACCGAGGATTACACCGTCGGCTGGGCGGATGTGACCAACTACTTCCTGACCAACAACATCAGCGGCGCATGGGCCGGATCGTTCTTTGCCAATATGGACCGCTGGAACGAACTGCCCGAAGACCTGCAAACCCTGTTCCGGGTCTGCTGTGACCAGTCGCATTACTACCGTCAGTGGTGGTATTGGGGTGGCGAAGCGTCCCTGCGCGTGAACGGTGACAAGATGAAGCTGACGACGATCCCCGATGACGAATGGGCCACTGTCGAAGCGGCCGCCGTCAAGTTCTGGGACGAGATCGCCGCCGAAAGCCCGACCAAGGCGAAGGTCGTCGAGATCTTCAAGAAATACAACGCCGACATGCAAAAGGCTGGCAGGCCCTACCGCTACGGCTAA